A single region of the Garra rufa chromosome 6, GarRuf1.0, whole genome shotgun sequence genome encodes:
- the LOC141336152 gene encoding tumor necrosis factor ligand superfamily member 14 → MADTGESVNKDMNVFVVDSQAFPRQAAVRTDGPRLHVIYLLLAVALLGVFIEAGFIWHLYNRPTTSSDSQKVEYIKGDKYSSPSSSHDHNEILPPRPPKAESKPAAFLQIASPKSDGNGVLHWRSNSFTVFMRGLEYKNNSLYVQQDGYYYIFSKVAHLETCKYFKHQVMQCTDRYNSKPLELMQNSRLMCVSEKSQSIGNSYLGGIFHLFKGDSVFVKVNNSSQVHGEAYENFFGAFMV, encoded by the exons ATGGCAGACACAGGTGAGAGCGTGAATAAAGACATGAACGTGTTCGTGGTGGACAGCCAGGCGTTCCCGCGTCAGGCGGCCGTCAGGACGGATGGGCCGCGGCTCCATGTTATCTACCTGCTGCTGGCTGTGGCTCTGCTGGGCGTCTTCATCGAGGCCGGATTCATCTGGCACCTGTACAACAGGCCCACG ACATCATCAGATAGCCAGAAAGTGGAATATATAAAA GGAGACAAGTACTCATCTCCCAGCAGTTCACACG ATCATAATGAAATTTTGCCTCCAAGACCTCCCAAAGCTGAGAGCAAACCGGCAGCATTTCTGCAAA TCGCTTCGCCCAAGTCTGATGGCAACGGCGTCCTGCACTGGAGGTCCAACAGCTTCACGGTGTTCATGAGGGGTTTGGAATACAAGAACAACAGCTTGTACGTCCAGCAGGACGGATACTATTACATCTTCTCTAAGGTCGCTCACCTGGAGACCtgcaagtacttcaagcaccagGTCATGCAGTGCACGGATAGGTACAACTCAAAGCCCCTCGAGCTGATGCAGAACTCCAG GCTGATGTGCGTATCTGAGAAATCCCAGTCGATAGGCAACAGCTACCTGGGCGGCATCTTCCACCTGTTCAAAGGAGACAGTGTGTTCGTGAAGGTCAATAACAGCTCGCAGGTGCACGGCGAAGCCTACGAGAACTTCTTTGGTGCCTTCATGGTCTGA